Proteins co-encoded in one Pelobates fuscus isolate aPelFus1 chromosome 5, aPelFus1.pri, whole genome shotgun sequence genomic window:
- the LOC134612087 gene encoding olfactory receptor 13G1-like: protein MESNVSIVSEFIILGLTTRPELEPFIFISFLFIYTVALAGNVIILTLISIDSGLNTPMYFFLGFLSFLDICCTSATIPKMLNSYIANAKGISYYGCAAQLFFFTWFTGVELLLLTVMAYDRYIAIGNPLRYATIINRRVCIIVAITISVIGCFNSTEHTYFTFRLPYCADNKINHFFCEIMPLLKLACADTYMNEILVFTADFILGICCFILICISYVFIINTIMKIRSAEGKRKAFSTCASHVTIVSMYYGAVIFTYIRPRSSLTLEKDKIVSALYAVITPTLNPIIYSLRNVEVKESLRKVTKRLLIHRRQASAK, encoded by the coding sequence atggaatcCAATGTCTCCATTGTGTCAGAATTTATTATTTTGGGATTAACAACTCGGCCAGAACTGGaacctttcatttttatttcatttttgttcaTTTATACAGTTGCCTTAGCAGGTAATGTAATCATTCTTACTCTTATAAGTATTGACTCAGGCCTTAATACACCTATGTATTTTTTCCTGGGATTTCTATCATTTCTTGATATCTGCTGTACATCAGCTACTATACCAAAGATGCTTAACAGCTATATAGCTAATGCAAAAGGAATTTCATATTATGGATGTGCAGCTCAGCTTTTTTTCTTCACATGGTTTACTGGTGTAGAACTTCTACTTCTTACAGTTATGGCTTATGATCGGTATATTGCAATTGGTAACCCATTGAGGTATGCAACCATTATAAATCGGAGAGTCTGTATCATTGTAGCAATCACCATCTCAGTTATTGGCTGCTTTAATTCCACAGAACATACTTATTTTACATTCCGGCTTCCCTACTGTgctgataataaaataaatcatttctTTTGTGAAATAATGCCACTGCTAAAACTGGCATGTGCTGACACCTACATGAATGAGATTCTGGTTTTCACTGCCGATTTCATCCTTGGAATTTGCTGTTTCATTCTTATTTGCATTTCTTATGTCTTCATTATTAACACCATAATGAAAATACGTTCTGCTGAAGGCAAACGAAAGGCATTCTCCACATGTGCCTCTCATGTTACAATTGTGTCCATGTACTATGGTGCAGTCATATTCACGTACATACGACCAAGATCTAGCCTTACATTAGAGAAAGACAAGATAGTGTCTGCACTCTATGCAGTGATTACACCCACTCTAAATCCTATAATATACAGCCTTAGAAATGTGGAAGTTAAAGAATCCTTAAGAAAAGTAACCAAGAGGTTGTTGATTCACAGACGTCAAGCATCAGCAAAATAA